The Meleagris gallopavo isolate NT-WF06-2002-E0010 breed Aviagen turkey brand Nicholas breeding stock unplaced genomic scaffold, Turkey_5.1 ChrUn_random_7180001948127, whole genome shotgun sequence DNA window AGCAGTGTTTCTTGAGACATCTTCAAGGCAGTGGCCAGCACAGGGCCCAGTTCAGGGCCATAAAAGACAAAGTGGGCATCACAGATCAGCACGGAGaatgaggaaggaagaggagaggagtcTTGCGGCTGGGTTTAGCAGGGCCCACAGGTGTCCCAGAGCTTCCTGCTGTAGCGGGGCaaggggcaggggctgcaggcaggagaagcGTAGGGTCTGCCAAAGGTGCAGAGGCCCCCCGAGCCCTGAGTGGCCCCGGCGCCGTAGAGGCCCCCCAGCCCCAGGGAGCCCCCAAAGGCGGGTGCTCCGGAGGAGCCCACCACGGCTtgctgggggaaggagc harbors:
- the LOC100543903 gene encoding scale keratin-like, yielding MSCYDLCPPKTSVAVPQPIAESCNELCARQCPDSTAFIQPPPVVVTFPGPILSSFPQQAVVGSSGAPAFGGSLGLGGLYGAGATQGSGGLCTFGRPYASPACSPCPLPRYSRKLWDTCGPC